One region of Archocentrus centrarchus isolate MPI-CPG fArcCen1 chromosome 6, fArcCen1, whole genome shotgun sequence genomic DNA includes:
- the accs gene encoding 1-aminocyclopropane-1-carboxylate synthase-like protein 1 isoform X2, with translation MMDFRGRRHERGSNWTDPEIVELLQLWSDESVQIELESSLRNQRVFDRIAHILREKGIYRTGDQCREKIKKMKLEYRRIKDNHKMRSWKFYDVMDRVLANRPAITYSSLGGAVIAQQVFQSPGAPEAYLQGVPAGSFGPASSGGFLFGQPPKAGDPLDIKCEDVEESMLNSGEAPPEMYYGSGDDQETDGQSLLEPEDTLGRAESTTNTRISPSGFSDLNIAGSATATTLAVGGPVAQDTSDEPRKEGSHRQTSARQRKRRRGGKTSWCHRGGRCGGQERLDKALASFLSWQQSAEERLLSLEEARLERELQAEERREQREERRAEQERQHELRLLSMLTGVLLAVREGTQTTTPTDPAVSPLAHLSASLMTTPAPSAPSSSSQPRPEAPTTESVFSQETKKSQVTSVKACKMSQNALATLRGDEGPGNSSYLSNRGNSIRLHEGILQEGYIQYGMDRHHDTENPEGIINMGTSENKLCYDLLHKRLTKPDMLHINPSLLQYSDWRGHAFLREEVAKFLTRHCCSPNPLKADNVVVMNGCGSLFSCVAAVICDPKDAILIPTPFYGVITEDLHLYSDVKLFHVPLDCEADGKDDQPFRLTVGKLEEGLQRAKQEGLTIRGVILMNPHNPLAEIYSLKEMITFLEFAKRNALHAIVDEVYMLTVFDESVTFQSVLSADSLPDPQRTHVMWGMSKDFAMAGIRIGTLYTENRDLVEALAKLGSFHGISGTTQHQVAQLLQDKEWISEEFLPENRCRLKAAHSYLTGELLSMGIPYLDRPATLYVWADLRKYLRESSFEEELSLWRCFLRHKVLLSCGQAFSCCVPGWFRIVFADQQHHLHLGFKRIRQALKEIEEKRTIPNSIKQTNEESQKSVKKDSADSDTAAIVNSTSLTQSNSSDELKERDSPVPDIGSPVTEDCQASKPAESLDSLIGTLRHQIRSSDWLEKSTPELSAGEDPEIFDVFKVLLQRARK, from the exons ATGATGGACTTTCGTGGCAGGAGGCATGAGCGAGGCAGCAACTGGACAGACCCGGAGATTGtggagctgctccagctgtggtCCGACGAGTCGGTGCAGATTGAACTGGAGAGTTCACTGCGCAACCAGCGTGTGTTTGACCGCATTGCCCACATTTTGCGTGAAAAGGGTATCTACCGAACAGGAGACCAGTGCAGGGAGAAGATTAAAAAGATGAAGCTGGAGTACCGCCGCATTAAGGACAACCACAAAATGAGATCTTGGAAGTTCTATGATGTTATGGACAGGGTGCTGGCGAATCGGCCGGCTATTACCTACTCCTCCCTGGGTGGAGCTGTCATAGCTCAACAGGTGTTTCAAAGCCCTGGGGCACCTGAGGCATACCTACAAGGAGTTCCAGCAGGCTCGTTTGGTCCTGCTTCCTCAGGTGGGTTTCTCTTTGGCCAGCCTCCAAAAGCTGGAGACCCCCTGGATATCAAATGTGAAGATGTGGAGGAAAGCATGCTGAACTCGGGCGAGGCACCACCTGAGATGTACTATGGATCTGGAGATGATCAGGAAACTGATGGACAGTCTCTGTTGGAGCCAGAAGACACACTGGGTCGAGCAGAGAGCACAACAAATACAAGAATTTCACCTTCAG GTTTTAGTGACCTGAACATTGCTGGCTCTGCTACAGCCACCACCTTGGCTGTTGGTGGGCCCGTGGCACAGGACACATCTGACGAGCCCAGAAAGGAGGGTTCTCATCGACAAACCTCAGCGAGACAAAGGAAACGTCGGCGGGGTGGTAAAACATCATGGTGCCATCGGGGTGGTAGATGTGGTGGTCAGGAGAGACTGGATAAAGCCCTGGCCAGCTTCCTGAGCTGGCAGCAGTCTGCAGAGGAGCGCCTTCTCTCACTGGAGGAGGCGCGGCTGGAGAGAGAGCTGCAGGCGGAGGAGCGCagggagcagagagaggagaggagagcggAACAAGAGCGTCAGCATGAGCTCCGCCTGCTCAGCATGCTCACAGGGGTGTTGCTCGCTGTCAGAGAGGGTACGCAAACCACAACACCAACCGACCCCGCCGTCTCACCCTTAGCTCATCTTTCAGCTTCTCTGATGACCACACCTGCCCCCTCTGCCCCTTCATCTTCATCTCAGCCACGTCCAGAAGCTCCCACAACAGAGTCTGTTTTCAGTCAGGAGACAAAAAAGTCACAGGTCACATCTGTCAAGGCCTGCAAAATGTCTCAGAATGCTTTGGCAACACTGAGAGGTGATGAAGGTCCTGGCAATAGCTCCTACCTGTCCAACCGTGGCAACAGCATCCGACTGCATGAAGGTATTCTCCAGGAGGGCTATATCCAATATGGAATGGATAGACACCATGATACTGAAAACCCAGAG GGTATTATCAACATGGGGACCAGTGAGAACAAACTTTGTTATGACCTTCTTCATAAACGG CTGACCAAGCCTGACATGCTACACATCAACCCATCCTTGTTGCAGTATTCAGACTGGAGGGGACACGCTtt CCTCAGGGAGGAAGTTGCAAAATTCCTGACTCGCCACTGTTGTTCTCCAAACCCGTTAAAAGCTGACAAT GTTGTGGTGATGAATGGCTGTGGTTCCCTCTTCTCATGTGTTGCTGCAGTCATTTGTGACCCTAAAG ACGCCATTCTCATTCCAACTCCTTTCTATGGCGTTATCACTGAAGATCTTCATCTGTATAGTGATGTCAAACTCTTCCACGTTCCCCTTGATTGTGAG GCTGATGGTAAAGATGACCAACCCTTCCGCCTCACTGTAGGGAAACTAGAAGAAGGTCTGCAAAGAGCTAAGCAAGAG GGGTTAACAATTCGAGGTGTTATCCTGATGAACCCCCACAACCCTCTGGCCGAAATCTACAGCCTGAAGGAAATGATTACCTTCCTGGAGTTTGCCAAAAG AAATGCTCTTCATGCCATTGTAGATGAAGTGTACATGCTGACAGTGTTTGATGAATCTGTCACCTTTCAGAGTGTCCTCAGTGCAGACAG TTTGCCCGACCCACAGAGGACGCATGTAATGTGGGGAATGAGCAAG GACTTTGCAATGGCAGGAATCAGAATAGGCACTCTGTATACTGAGAACAGAGATCTTGTGGAGGCTTTGGCCAAGCTGGGCTCCTTTCATGGTATCTCTGGGACCACCCAGCACCAGGTAGCACAACTGCTTCAGGACAAAG AGTGGATCAGTGAGGAATTTTTGCCTGAGAACAGATGCAGACTGAAAGCTGCTCACAGCTACTTGACTGGAGAACTGCTCAGTATGGGGATCCCCTATCTGGACAGGCCTGCAACATTATATGTCTGGGCTGACCTTAGGAAG TATCTCCGAGAGTCCTCTTTTGAGGAAGAATTGTCTCTGTGGAGGTGTTTCCTCAGACATAAGGTGCTGCTGAGTTGTGGCCAGGCATTCTCCTGTTGCGTGCCCGGGTGGTTCCGCATCGTCTTTGCAGACCAACAGCACCACCTTCACCTTG gctttaagCGAATTAGGCAGGCTTTAAAAGAAATTGAAGAAAAAAGGACCATTCCCAACTCCATCAAACAAACCAATGAGGAGAGCCAAAAGTCGGTAAAAAAGGACAGTGCAGATTCAGACACCGCTGCTATTGTCAATTCAACATCCTTAACCCAGAGCAATTCAtcagatgagctgaaggagagGGACAGCCCTGTTCCGGATATAGGCTCGCCGGTCACTGAAGACTGTCAAGCCTCTAAGCCCGCAGAGAGTCTTGACTCACTCATCGGTACTCTCAGGCATCAGATCcgttcctctgattggctggagAAAAGCACTCCAGAACTGTCTGCTGGGGAGGACCCAGAAATTTTTGATGTGTTCAAGGTCCTGCTGCAAAGAGCCAGAAAGTAA
- the accs gene encoding 1-aminocyclopropane-1-carboxylate synthase-like protein 1 isoform X1, with protein sequence MMDFRGRRHERGSNWTDPEIVELLQLWSDESVQIELESSLRNQRVFDRIAHILREKGIYRTGDQCREKIKKMKLEYRRIKDNHKMRSWKFYDVMDRVLANRPAITYSSLGGAVIAQQVFQSPGAPEAYLQGVPAGSFGPASSGGFLFGQPPKAGDPLDIKCEDVEESMLNSGEAPPEMYYGSGDDQETDGQSLLEPEDTLGRAESTTNTRISPSGFSDLNIAGSATATTLAVGGPVAQDTSDEPRKEGSHRQTSARQRKRRRGGKTSWCHRGGRCGGQERLDKALASFLSWQQSAEERLLSLEEARLERELQAEERREQREERRAEQERQHELRLLSMLTGVLLAVREGTQTTTPTDPAVSPLAHLSASLMTTPAPSAPSSSSQPRPEAPTTESVFSQETKKSQVTSVKACKMSQNALATLRGDEGPGNSSYLSNRGNSIRLHEGILQEGYIQYGMDRHHDTENPEGIINMGTSENKLCYDLLHKRLTKPDMLHINPSLLQYSDWRGHAFLREEVAKFLTRHCCSPNPLKADNVVVMNGCGSLFSCVAAVICDPKDAILIPTPFYGVITEDLHLYSDVKLFHVPLDCEADGKDDQPFRLTVGKLEEGLQRAKQEGLTIRGVILMNPHNPLAEIYSLKEMITFLEFAKRNALHAIVDEVYMLTVFDESVTFQSVLSADSLPDPQRTHVMWGMSKDFAMAGIRIGTLYTENRDLVEALAKLGSFHGISGTTQHQVAQLLQDKEWISEEFLPENRCRLKAAHSYLTGELLSMGIPYLDRPATLYVWADLRKYLRESSFEEELSLWRCFLRHKVLLSCGQAFSCCVPGWFRIVFADQQHHLHLGFKRIRQALKEIEEKRTIPNSIKQTNEESQKSVKKDSADSDTAAIVNSTSLTQSNSSDELKERDSPVPDIGSPVTEDCQASKPAESLDSLIGTLRHQIRSSDWLEKSTPELSAGEDPEIFDVFKVLLQRARKKVKVVRIM encoded by the exons ATGATGGACTTTCGTGGCAGGAGGCATGAGCGAGGCAGCAACTGGACAGACCCGGAGATTGtggagctgctccagctgtggtCCGACGAGTCGGTGCAGATTGAACTGGAGAGTTCACTGCGCAACCAGCGTGTGTTTGACCGCATTGCCCACATTTTGCGTGAAAAGGGTATCTACCGAACAGGAGACCAGTGCAGGGAGAAGATTAAAAAGATGAAGCTGGAGTACCGCCGCATTAAGGACAACCACAAAATGAGATCTTGGAAGTTCTATGATGTTATGGACAGGGTGCTGGCGAATCGGCCGGCTATTACCTACTCCTCCCTGGGTGGAGCTGTCATAGCTCAACAGGTGTTTCAAAGCCCTGGGGCACCTGAGGCATACCTACAAGGAGTTCCAGCAGGCTCGTTTGGTCCTGCTTCCTCAGGTGGGTTTCTCTTTGGCCAGCCTCCAAAAGCTGGAGACCCCCTGGATATCAAATGTGAAGATGTGGAGGAAAGCATGCTGAACTCGGGCGAGGCACCACCTGAGATGTACTATGGATCTGGAGATGATCAGGAAACTGATGGACAGTCTCTGTTGGAGCCAGAAGACACACTGGGTCGAGCAGAGAGCACAACAAATACAAGAATTTCACCTTCAG GTTTTAGTGACCTGAACATTGCTGGCTCTGCTACAGCCACCACCTTGGCTGTTGGTGGGCCCGTGGCACAGGACACATCTGACGAGCCCAGAAAGGAGGGTTCTCATCGACAAACCTCAGCGAGACAAAGGAAACGTCGGCGGGGTGGTAAAACATCATGGTGCCATCGGGGTGGTAGATGTGGTGGTCAGGAGAGACTGGATAAAGCCCTGGCCAGCTTCCTGAGCTGGCAGCAGTCTGCAGAGGAGCGCCTTCTCTCACTGGAGGAGGCGCGGCTGGAGAGAGAGCTGCAGGCGGAGGAGCGCagggagcagagagaggagaggagagcggAACAAGAGCGTCAGCATGAGCTCCGCCTGCTCAGCATGCTCACAGGGGTGTTGCTCGCTGTCAGAGAGGGTACGCAAACCACAACACCAACCGACCCCGCCGTCTCACCCTTAGCTCATCTTTCAGCTTCTCTGATGACCACACCTGCCCCCTCTGCCCCTTCATCTTCATCTCAGCCACGTCCAGAAGCTCCCACAACAGAGTCTGTTTTCAGTCAGGAGACAAAAAAGTCACAGGTCACATCTGTCAAGGCCTGCAAAATGTCTCAGAATGCTTTGGCAACACTGAGAGGTGATGAAGGTCCTGGCAATAGCTCCTACCTGTCCAACCGTGGCAACAGCATCCGACTGCATGAAGGTATTCTCCAGGAGGGCTATATCCAATATGGAATGGATAGACACCATGATACTGAAAACCCAGAG GGTATTATCAACATGGGGACCAGTGAGAACAAACTTTGTTATGACCTTCTTCATAAACGG CTGACCAAGCCTGACATGCTACACATCAACCCATCCTTGTTGCAGTATTCAGACTGGAGGGGACACGCTtt CCTCAGGGAGGAAGTTGCAAAATTCCTGACTCGCCACTGTTGTTCTCCAAACCCGTTAAAAGCTGACAAT GTTGTGGTGATGAATGGCTGTGGTTCCCTCTTCTCATGTGTTGCTGCAGTCATTTGTGACCCTAAAG ACGCCATTCTCATTCCAACTCCTTTCTATGGCGTTATCACTGAAGATCTTCATCTGTATAGTGATGTCAAACTCTTCCACGTTCCCCTTGATTGTGAG GCTGATGGTAAAGATGACCAACCCTTCCGCCTCACTGTAGGGAAACTAGAAGAAGGTCTGCAAAGAGCTAAGCAAGAG GGGTTAACAATTCGAGGTGTTATCCTGATGAACCCCCACAACCCTCTGGCCGAAATCTACAGCCTGAAGGAAATGATTACCTTCCTGGAGTTTGCCAAAAG AAATGCTCTTCATGCCATTGTAGATGAAGTGTACATGCTGACAGTGTTTGATGAATCTGTCACCTTTCAGAGTGTCCTCAGTGCAGACAG TTTGCCCGACCCACAGAGGACGCATGTAATGTGGGGAATGAGCAAG GACTTTGCAATGGCAGGAATCAGAATAGGCACTCTGTATACTGAGAACAGAGATCTTGTGGAGGCTTTGGCCAAGCTGGGCTCCTTTCATGGTATCTCTGGGACCACCCAGCACCAGGTAGCACAACTGCTTCAGGACAAAG AGTGGATCAGTGAGGAATTTTTGCCTGAGAACAGATGCAGACTGAAAGCTGCTCACAGCTACTTGACTGGAGAACTGCTCAGTATGGGGATCCCCTATCTGGACAGGCCTGCAACATTATATGTCTGGGCTGACCTTAGGAAG TATCTCCGAGAGTCCTCTTTTGAGGAAGAATTGTCTCTGTGGAGGTGTTTCCTCAGACATAAGGTGCTGCTGAGTTGTGGCCAGGCATTCTCCTGTTGCGTGCCCGGGTGGTTCCGCATCGTCTTTGCAGACCAACAGCACCACCTTCACCTTG gctttaagCGAATTAGGCAGGCTTTAAAAGAAATTGAAGAAAAAAGGACCATTCCCAACTCCATCAAACAAACCAATGAGGAGAGCCAAAAGTCGGTAAAAAAGGACAGTGCAGATTCAGACACCGCTGCTATTGTCAATTCAACATCCTTAACCCAGAGCAATTCAtcagatgagctgaaggagagGGACAGCCCTGTTCCGGATATAGGCTCGCCGGTCACTGAAGACTGTCAAGCCTCTAAGCCCGCAGAGAGTCTTGACTCACTCATCGGTACTCTCAGGCATCAGATCcgttcctctgattggctggagAAAAGCACTCCAGAACTGTCTGCTGGGGAGGACCCAGAAATTTTTGATGTGTTCAAGGTCCTGCTGCAAAGAGCCAGAAA GAAAGTGAAGGTGGTGAGAATAATGTGA